The proteins below are encoded in one region of Brevundimonas fontaquae:
- the rnhA gene encoding ribonuclease HI, with protein MSPSDHVIIHTDGACKGNPGPGGWGAVLQAGGGHEKELWGGEPNTTNNRMELMAAIMALEALKRPCKVELHTDSKYVMQGITEWMRGWKARGWLTSDKKPVKNADLWQRLDAARLRHDVKWRWVKGHAGHELNERADQLANRGVAELPRR; from the coding sequence ATGAGTCCCTCCGATCACGTCATCATCCACACCGACGGCGCCTGCAAGGGCAATCCGGGCCCCGGAGGCTGGGGCGCCGTGCTTCAAGCCGGCGGCGGTCACGAAAAGGAGTTGTGGGGCGGCGAGCCCAACACGACCAACAACCGGATGGAGCTGATGGCCGCCATCATGGCGCTGGAAGCCCTGAAACGGCCCTGCAAGGTCGAACTGCATACCGACAGCAAATACGTCATGCAGGGGATCACCGAATGGATGCGCGGCTGGAAGGCGCGCGGTTGGCTGACCTCGGATAAAAAACCGGTCAAGAACGCCGACCTGTGGCAGCGGCTGGATGCAGCGCGCCTGCGTCACGACGTGAAATGGCGATGGGTGAAGGGGCATGCCGGGCATGAACTGAACGAGCGCGCCGACCAGCTGGCGAATCGCGGCGTCGCGGAACTGCCTCGGCGCTGA
- a CDS encoding NfeD family protein encodes MMSLADLYVAQPFWIWLAIGVLLLAVEAMFSTEWLLWPAVSAGVVAVMTAAGVRLGLPGEVAVFAVLTVIATLLSRRLISKANPDGPDINDRDSRLVGQRARVVETFVSGRGRVFISGAEWPAEIVGEAPLEGQDVVVMRVNGSLLTVQSPV; translated from the coding sequence ATGATGTCGCTTGCTGATCTCTATGTCGCCCAGCCGTTCTGGATCTGGTTGGCGATCGGGGTTCTGCTGCTGGCGGTCGAGGCGATGTTCTCGACCGAATGGCTGCTTTGGCCCGCTGTTTCGGCCGGCGTTGTCGCGGTCATGACGGCGGCGGGCGTGCGGTTGGGGCTGCCGGGCGAGGTGGCCGTCTTCGCGGTTCTGACCGTCATCGCCACATTGCTGTCCCGCCGCCTGATCTCCAAAGCCAATCCCGACGGCCCCGACATCAATGACCGCGACAGCCGTCTGGTTGGCCAGCGGGCACGGGTGGTCGAGACGTTCGTCTCGGGCCGCGGTCGCGTCTTCATCTCCGGCGCCGAATGGCCGGCCGAGATCGTGGGCGAGGCGCCGCTTGAGGGCCAAGACGTGGTCGTGATGCGGGTGAACGGCTCTTTGTTGACGGTCCAGTCGCCGGTCTGA
- the tatB gene encoding Sec-independent protein translocase protein TatB, with product MGGLGPGIGGFELVVIGLVALLVVGPKDLPVLMRRVGQMVAKARAMANEFRSSFDEMARQSELDDLRKEVEALRTGQGAMYPLGAEADAAFKDINAGLTGPTAAAVLPAPEPEAPIMTPAVDEWPDTPAAFEPVTTTKPKRTPPRAKAGTGVSGSATDKPRTVAKPKTAAPAAKTKPAATKSKTSRKKAVDL from the coding sequence ATGGGCGGGCTTGGCCCCGGTATCGGGGGTTTCGAATTAGTGGTGATCGGTCTGGTGGCCCTGCTTGTCGTGGGGCCAAAGGACCTGCCTGTCCTGATGCGTCGCGTCGGTCAGATGGTGGCCAAGGCGCGCGCCATGGCCAACGAGTTCCGATCCAGTTTCGACGAGATGGCGCGTCAGTCCGAACTGGACGACCTGCGCAAGGAGGTCGAGGCGCTGCGGACGGGGCAGGGGGCGATGTATCCCCTGGGCGCCGAGGCGGACGCCGCGTTCAAGGACATCAACGCCGGATTGACCGGGCCGACTGCGGCGGCTGTTCTGCCTGCGCCCGAGCCGGAGGCGCCGATCATGACGCCTGCGGTTGACGAATGGCCGGATACGCCGGCGGCTTTTGAGCCGGTCACGACGACGAAACCGAAGCGAACGCCCCCAAGGGCCAAGGCGGGGACGGGTGTTTCGGGATCGGCGACGGACAAACCTCGCACAGTCGCCAAACCGAAGACCGCCGCGCCTGCCGCCAAGACCAAGCCTGCAGCCACCAAGTCCAAGACCTCGCGCAAGAAAGCCGTTGACCTGTGA
- a CDS encoding MarR family winged helix-turn-helix transcriptional regulator — translation MADISLEPSPEAAVDATASLVRSVRRIAQAIDVRSREVSRLTGLTLPQLLVLQSIRALGEVSTSAISRDVSMSAPTVVAVLDKLEAKGMAARYRSTVDRRVVHVRLTDAGRQALQTSPGLLGDGFLAALAELPHSERLAMAEAVERLAVLMQPRDTSASSKPRYEAGRPS, via the coding sequence ATGGCCGATATTTCCCTTGAGCCAAGCCCTGAAGCGGCGGTTGACGCCACCGCATCCCTTGTCCGATCGGTCCGTCGCATCGCCCAGGCGATCGATGTTCGGTCTCGAGAGGTTTCACGACTGACCGGTCTGACGCTGCCGCAGCTCCTTGTGCTGCAATCCATCCGCGCATTGGGTGAAGTCAGCACCAGCGCGATATCGCGGGACGTTTCCATGTCGGCGCCGACCGTCGTCGCCGTGCTGGACAAGCTCGAAGCCAAGGGCATGGCCGCCCGCTATCGCTCCACCGTGGATCGCCGCGTCGTCCATGTGCGTTTGACCGACGCGGGGCGGCAGGCATTGCAGACGTCCCCGGGCCTGCTTGGCGACGGCTTTCTCGCCGCCTTGGCTGAACTTCCACACAGCGAACGACTGGCGATGGCTGAAGCTGTCGAACGCCTCGCAGTTTTGATGCAGCCTCGCGACACTTCGGCCTCTTCGAAGCCGCGCTATGAGGCTGGCAGGCCCTCATGA
- a CDS encoding P-II family nitrogen regulator, producing MKKIEAIIKPFKLDDVKEALQDVGVQGMTVLEAKGYGRQKGHSELYRGAEYVIDFLPKIKIEVVVADDLAPAVVEAIQTSARTGKIGDGKIFVSDVAEVIRIRTGETGAQAV from the coding sequence ATGAAGAAAATCGAAGCCATCATCAAGCCCTTCAAGCTGGATGACGTCAAAGAGGCGCTCCAGGACGTGGGCGTGCAAGGCATGACCGTGCTGGAGGCCAAGGGATATGGCCGCCAGAAGGGTCATTCCGAACTGTATCGCGGCGCGGAATACGTCATCGACTTCCTGCCCAAGATTAAGATCGAGGTGGTTGTCGCCGACGACCTCGCGCCCGCAGTTGTCGAGGCCATTCAGACCTCGGCTCGCACAGGCAAGATCGGCGACGGCAAGATCTTCGTGTCCGACGTCGCCGAGGTGATCCGCATCCGCACCGGCGAAACCGGAGCCCAAGCCGTCTGA
- the glnA gene encoding type I glutamate--ammonia ligase: MSASKILKEIKDEEVQYVDVRFTDTRGRLQHVTFDVDLVDEDFLNEGTMFDGSSIAGWKAINESDMLLKPDLTTAYIDPFYQQKTMFLFCDVLNPDTGEPYNRDSRSMAKKALSYVQSSGVGDQVFFGPEAEFFIFDDVRWSTQPHDTGYSYDSTELPANTGAEYSEGNMGHRPGPKGGYFPVNPVDSGQDLRGEMLGVMRDLGLQPEKHHHEVAPAQHELGLKFSDLLTMADRLQLYKYVIHNVAHAYGKSATFMAKPMFADNGSGMHVHMSIWKDGKPQFAGDQYAGLSQECLWYIGGIIKHAKAINAFANSTTNSYKRLVPGYEAPVKLAYSARNRSASIRIPHVSSPKAKRLEARFPDPMGNPYLTFVALLMAGLDGIENRIDPGAPADKNLYDLPPEERGSIPEVCGSLREALENLDKDRAFLKKGGVMDDDFIDSYIELKMEEVMRLQLHPHPVEFDMYYSC, from the coding sequence ATGAGCGCCAGCAAGATCCTTAAAGAGATCAAGGATGAGGAGGTCCAATATGTGGACGTCCGCTTCACCGACACGCGCGGCCGTCTGCAGCACGTCACCTTCGACGTCGATCTGGTCGACGAGGACTTCCTGAACGAAGGCACGATGTTCGACGGCTCGTCGATCGCCGGCTGGAAGGCCATCAACGAGTCCGACATGCTGCTGAAGCCGGACCTGACCACGGCCTATATCGATCCCTTCTATCAACAGAAGACGATGTTCCTGTTCTGCGACGTGCTGAACCCGGACACCGGCGAGCCCTACAACCGCGACAGCCGCTCGATGGCCAAGAAGGCGCTGTCCTACGTCCAGTCGTCGGGCGTGGGCGACCAGGTCTTCTTCGGACCGGAGGCCGAGTTCTTCATCTTCGACGACGTACGCTGGTCCACCCAGCCGCACGACACCGGCTACAGCTACGATTCGACCGAGTTGCCCGCCAACACCGGCGCTGAGTATTCCGAAGGCAACATGGGCCATCGCCCTGGGCCCAAGGGCGGCTATTTCCCCGTCAATCCGGTCGATTCCGGACAGGACCTGCGCGGCGAAATGCTGGGCGTCATGCGCGATCTGGGCCTTCAGCCCGAGAAGCACCACCACGAGGTGGCTCCGGCTCAGCACGAACTGGGCCTGAAGTTCTCGGACCTGCTGACCATGGCCGACCGCCTGCAACTCTATAAGTACGTGATCCACAATGTGGCCCACGCATACGGCAAGTCGGCGACCTTCATGGCCAAGCCGATGTTTGCGGACAACGGTTCGGGCATGCACGTTCACATGTCGATCTGGAAGGACGGCAAGCCCCAGTTCGCCGGCGACCAGTACGCTGGTCTGTCGCAGGAATGTCTGTGGTACATCGGCGGCATCATCAAACACGCCAAGGCCATCAACGCCTTCGCTAACTCGACCACCAACAGTTACAAGCGTCTGGTCCCCGGCTATGAAGCCCCGGTGAAGCTGGCTTATTCGGCCCGTAACCGTTCGGCCTCGATCCGTATCCCGCACGTCTCCTCGCCCAAGGCCAAGCGTCTGGAAGCCCGCTTCCCCGATCCGATGGGCAACCCCTATCTGACCTTCGTCGCCCTGCTGATGGCCGGTCTGGACGGGATCGAGAACCGTATTGATCCGGGCGCGCCCGCCGACAAGAACCTCTACGACCTGCCGCCGGAAGAGCGCGGCTCGATCCCCGAGGTCTGCGGCTCGCTGCGTGAAGCGCTGGAGAACCTGGACAAGGACCGCGCCTTCCTCAAGAAGGGCGGCGTCATGGATGACGACTTCATCGACAGCTACATCGAACTGAAGATGGAAGAGGTGATGCGTCTGCAACTGCACCCGCATCCGGTCGAGTTCGACATGTACTACAGCTGCTGA
- the tatC gene encoding twin-arginine translocase subunit TatC, producing the protein MTPSDRDEAEIEASRAPLMDHLIELRGRLLICVVAFFLAFVLCFAFANQIQIALIKPYQAAVAIHAAALATGGHANPIELIAVMTGIRPYPPGSAAVVQLIATAPLEQLFTKMKIAAFGAAVLTFPVMAWQMYRFVAPGLYRNERGAFLPFLIAAPVMFCLGGALVYYVMLPFVMLFSLSQQVATDGISVAQTTKISDYLSLVTSLLLAFGLCFQLPVVTTLLGLAGLISSKVMAAGRRYAIVAVVVVAAVVTPPDPISQLMLAVPLVILYEISIWCVRLIELRRKKADDLEAEMA; encoded by the coding sequence GTGACGCCTTCCGATCGTGACGAGGCCGAGATCGAGGCGTCGCGCGCGCCCCTGATGGATCACCTGATCGAGCTGCGCGGGCGGCTGCTCATCTGTGTGGTGGCTTTCTTCCTGGCTTTCGTCCTTTGCTTCGCCTTCGCCAATCAGATCCAGATTGCGCTGATCAAGCCGTATCAGGCCGCCGTGGCGATCCATGCCGCAGCTTTGGCGACGGGCGGGCACGCCAATCCCATCGAACTGATCGCGGTGATGACGGGAATCAGACCCTATCCGCCAGGGAGCGCCGCCGTTGTCCAACTGATCGCCACGGCGCCGCTGGAACAGCTCTTCACCAAGATGAAAATCGCAGCCTTTGGTGCGGCGGTCCTGACCTTCCCGGTCATGGCGTGGCAGATGTACCGGTTCGTGGCGCCGGGCCTCTATCGCAACGAGCGCGGGGCGTTTCTGCCGTTCCTGATCGCCGCGCCCGTGATGTTCTGCCTCGGCGGGGCGTTGGTCTATTACGTCATGCTGCCGTTCGTGATGCTGTTCTCGTTGAGCCAGCAGGTGGCGACCGACGGCATATCCGTGGCGCAAACCACAAAGATTTCCGACTACCTCAGCTTGGTCACCTCCCTGCTGCTCGCCTTCGGTCTTTGCTTCCAGCTTCCTGTGGTGACGACTCTGCTGGGCCTCGCCGGTCTGATTAGCTCCAAGGTCATGGCGGCCGGTCGTCGCTACGCCATCGTGGCGGTCGTCGTGGTCGCGGCGGTCGTCACGCCGCCCGATCCGATCAGCCAACTGATGCTGGCTGTGCCGCTGGTCATTCTCTACGAAATTTCAATCTGGTGCGTGCGGCTGATCGAGCTGCGCCGCAAGAAGGCGGACGATCTGGAAGCCGAGATGGCTTAG
- a CDS encoding SLC13 family permease — MTLQQGLAFGLVGLTIGAFIWGRFRYDLVAVVALVAGLVIGIIPAEAAFDGFKNDVTVIIACALIVSAAFARSGVIELAMRRVIPLLKTERSQVPVLTGAVTLLSMATKNVGALAIMMPVALQVARQTKSSPSRLLMPMAFGAMAGGMVTLVGTAPNIIVAEVRQGIVGEPFAMFDYAPVGLALTLIALAFLAFGYRLLPRDRQGATSMSAALAANAYATEVRAPEGWAPGSMTVSALGALGDGEVKIMALIRSGKRRLSPRGNVVVKAGDALLIEGEQQALEGFVSRAQMNLIRDDRPVPIATASEEIAIVEAVIGRNSPLQGQSVRSSDLYGQHGINLLGVSRSGFQLTQHLRTAKLAPGDIILLQGAEQALPVALRALDLLPLAERQVQLGSVRRRFMPAVVLACAMTLVGLGLVPVAVAFFGAAVVIVALGGLKMREAYAALDGPLLVLIAALIPVSDAIQSTGGSDLIAGLLRHVFTGLPGVVAITGVMLASMAVTPFLNNAATVLIVAPIGATLAKQLGYNPDPFLMAVAVGAACDFLTPIGHQCNTLVMGPGGYKFSDYPRLGAPLSALVLVTGPSLILLFWPL, encoded by the coding sequence GTGACGCTTCAACAGGGACTGGCCTTCGGCCTTGTCGGGCTGACAATCGGCGCCTTCATCTGGGGTCGGTTTCGGTATGACCTGGTCGCGGTCGTGGCGCTGGTTGCGGGATTGGTGATCGGCATCATCCCCGCCGAGGCTGCGTTTGACGGTTTCAAGAACGACGTCACAGTCATCATCGCTTGCGCGCTGATCGTGTCGGCGGCGTTCGCCCGATCGGGGGTCATTGAACTCGCGATGCGGCGGGTGATACCGCTGCTAAAGACTGAGCGCTCTCAGGTCCCGGTTCTGACCGGCGCTGTGACGTTGCTTTCCATGGCGACGAAGAATGTCGGCGCACTGGCGATCATGATGCCGGTGGCGCTTCAGGTGGCGCGCCAGACGAAGTCGTCTCCCTCACGGCTCCTGATGCCGATGGCTTTCGGCGCCATGGCGGGCGGCATGGTCACCCTGGTCGGGACCGCTCCGAACATCATCGTCGCCGAAGTGCGCCAAGGCATCGTTGGCGAACCCTTCGCCATGTTTGACTACGCACCAGTGGGCTTAGCGCTCACACTGATCGCCTTGGCGTTTTTGGCGTTCGGCTATCGCCTGTTGCCCCGCGATCGACAGGGCGCAACGTCGATGAGCGCGGCCTTGGCCGCCAATGCCTATGCCACGGAAGTCAGGGCGCCTGAAGGCTGGGCTCCGGGATCTATGACCGTGTCCGCTCTCGGCGCCCTCGGCGACGGCGAGGTCAAGATCATGGCGCTGATCCGTTCAGGGAAACGGCGGCTGAGTCCCAGAGGCAATGTCGTCGTCAAAGCGGGTGACGCGCTGCTGATCGAGGGCGAGCAGCAGGCGCTGGAGGGCTTCGTCAGTCGGGCTCAGATGAATCTCATCCGCGATGACCGCCCGGTTCCCATAGCGACCGCATCGGAGGAGATTGCGATCGTAGAGGCGGTCATAGGCCGAAACTCCCCGCTACAAGGGCAGTCTGTTCGAAGCTCGGATCTATACGGCCAGCACGGGATCAATCTGCTGGGCGTGTCGCGAAGCGGCTTTCAACTCACCCAGCATCTGCGGACGGCAAAACTGGCGCCCGGCGATATCATCCTGCTCCAAGGCGCCGAACAGGCGCTGCCGGTCGCGCTGAGGGCGCTGGATTTACTGCCACTGGCGGAGCGTCAGGTTCAACTCGGAAGCGTGCGCAGGCGGTTCATGCCGGCTGTTGTTCTTGCGTGCGCCATGACCCTCGTTGGCCTTGGCTTGGTTCCAGTCGCCGTCGCCTTCTTCGGCGCCGCCGTCGTCATCGTCGCATTGGGCGGCCTGAAGATGCGTGAGGCCTATGCCGCCCTCGATGGACCCCTGCTTGTTCTGATCGCAGCCCTCATTCCCGTCTCGGACGCGATCCAATCCACGGGAGGGTCCGACCTGATCGCGGGACTGCTTCGCCACGTGTTCACAGGCTTGCCGGGCGTTGTCGCGATCACCGGAGTGATGCTCGCCTCAATGGCGGTTACGCCCTTCCTGAACAATGCGGCGACCGTTCTGATCGTCGCCCCGATCGGTGCGACGCTGGCCAAGCAGCTTGGCTACAATCCAGACCCGTTCCTGATGGCGGTCGCGGTGGGCGCCGCGTGCGACTTCCTGACGCCCATCGGTCACCAGTGCAACACGCTGGTTATGGGACCTGGCGGCTATAAGTTTTCTGATTATCCCAGACTGGGCGCGCCTTTGAGCGCGCTCGTTCTGGTCACGGGGCCCTCGCTCATCTTGCTGTTTTGGCCTCTTTGA
- a CDS encoding N-acetylglutaminylglutamine amidotransferase has product MCGLSGEINFDGRPADAGAVQRMTDALSPRGPDGSGIVMRGSVGLGHRRLKIIDLSEKAQQPMVDPDLGVTLAFNGCIYNYPELREELQGMGFRFFSHGDTEVIIKAWKAWGEACVERFKGMFAFVLHERDTGRTVIARDRFGIKPLYLAEQSKRLRFASTLPALLAAGDVDKTIDPVGLHHYMTFHAVVPPPHTILTGVKKFPPATIRVIEADGRAKDRLYWQPDMTRHAEDAVLTAEDWRDRVLDSLREAVKRRMVADVPVGVLLSGGVDSSLIVGLLAELGQKDLMTFSVGFEEANGEKGDEFVYSDLIAKHYGTKHHQIFVPHQRLMEALPGTIGAMSEPMVSYDNVGFYLLSQEVSKDIKVVQSGQGADEVFAGYHWYPPMLGATDPVETYAKAFFDRSHATLKTQLNGAYMADTDVSRALVEAHFAQGRAATPVDQALRLDSQVMLVDDPVKRVDNMTMAWGLEARVPFLDHELVELAGRIPPEHKLAQGGKGVLKEAARLVIPSKVIDRKKGYFPVPALKYIQGPYLEMVREALTNQAARDRGLFDRGYLDTLFANPTEHITPLRGSELWQVAVLEMWMQQHGV; this is encoded by the coding sequence ATGTGCGGTCTTAGCGGCGAGATCAATTTCGACGGACGACCGGCCGATGCCGGCGCCGTTCAACGCATGACCGATGCGCTCTCGCCCCGTGGACCGGATGGCTCCGGCATTGTTATGCGCGGCTCGGTGGGGCTGGGTCACCGCCGATTAAAGATCATCGACCTGAGTGAGAAAGCTCAGCAGCCGATGGTGGACCCCGACCTGGGCGTGACCCTGGCGTTCAACGGCTGCATCTACAACTATCCCGAACTGCGCGAAGAGCTGCAGGGGATGGGGTTCCGCTTCTTCTCGCACGGCGACACCGAGGTCATCATCAAGGCCTGGAAGGCGTGGGGGGAAGCCTGCGTCGAGCGGTTCAAGGGCATGTTCGCCTTCGTGCTGCATGAGCGCGACACCGGCCGCACCGTGATCGCCCGCGACCGCTTCGGCATCAAGCCGCTGTATTTGGCCGAACAGAGCAAGCGTCTGCGCTTCGCCTCGACCCTGCCGGCCCTGCTGGCGGCGGGCGACGTGGACAAGACCATCGATCCCGTCGGCCTGCACCACTACATGACCTTCCATGCGGTGGTGCCGCCGCCGCACACCATCCTGACGGGCGTCAAGAAGTTCCCGCCGGCCACCATCCGCGTGATCGAGGCGGATGGGCGGGCCAAGGACCGGCTCTACTGGCAGCCCGACATGACCCGCCATGCTGAGGACGCGGTCCTGACGGCCGAGGATTGGCGCGACCGGGTCCTGGACAGTCTGCGCGAAGCCGTGAAGCGCCGCATGGTCGCCGACGTGCCGGTGGGCGTACTGCTGTCGGGCGGAGTGGACTCCAGTCTGATCGTCGGTCTGCTGGCCGAACTGGGTCAAAAGGACCTGATGACCTTCTCGGTCGGTTTCGAAGAGGCCAATGGCGAGAAGGGTGACGAGTTCGTCTATTCCGACCTGATCGCCAAACATTACGGGACCAAGCATCACCAGATCTTCGTGCCTCACCAGCGGCTGATGGAGGCCCTGCCGGGCACCATCGGCGCCATGTCGGAACCGATGGTCTCTTACGACAACGTCGGCTTCTACCTGCTGAGCCAAGAAGTCTCGAAAGATATCAAGGTGGTGCAGTCCGGCCAGGGCGCCGACGAGGTGTTCGCCGGATATCACTGGTATCCGCCGATGCTGGGCGCGACCGATCCGGTCGAAACCTACGCCAAGGCCTTCTTCGACCGCAGCCATGCCACGCTGAAGACCCAGCTGAACGGCGCCTATATGGCCGACACCGACGTCAGCCGCGCCCTGGTCGAGGCCCATTTCGCGCAAGGCCGCGCGGCGACGCCGGTCGACCAAGCCCTGCGTCTGGACAGCCAGGTGATGCTGGTCGACGACCCGGTGAAGCGGGTCGACAACATGACCATGGCCTGGGGTCTGGAGGCGCGCGTGCCCTTCCTCGACCACGAACTGGTCGAACTGGCAGGCCGCATCCCGCCCGAGCACAAGCTGGCGCAAGGCGGCAAGGGCGTGCTGAAAGAGGCGGCGCGTCTGGTGATCCCCTCCAAGGTCATCGATCGCAAGAAGGGCTATTTCCCCGTGCCCGCGCTGAAATACATCCAGGGTCCATATCTGGAGATGGTGCGCGAGGCCCTGACCAACCAGGCGGCGCGCGACCGCGGGCTGTTCGACCGTGGCTATCTGGACACCCTGTTCGCCAATCCCACCGAGCACATCACGCCCCTTCGCGGCTCCGAGCTCTGGCAGGTCGCAGTCCTGGAAATGTGGATGCAGCAGCATGGCGTCTGA
- a CDS encoding NAD(P)H-hydrate dehydratase gives MHAHVLERLFDVIQLEGLDDGFDFLHGDPGAAHGMQRRSGANGTQQDRSKQAIFADWRRIIGTRMIETNDPAIWRNFLPWPSAETHKHARGRLAVVSGKAHQTGAARLAAHAGLRMGAGVVRILCPPDAASVIAPAVRAVMLTPFSSPENLGREAAGSDAVVIGPAAGLDDATIANIQALGSTGAVLVIDADGLSVFKGRTAELFAVLDRDDILTPHEGEFERLFPGLLTQGREVAVQEAARLAQATIVLKGAQTLIASPDGRVRRNENGSPWLATAGTGDVLAGMIGGLAAQRMESFDAACAAVWLHSDAAHTFGPGLTSDDLPDCLPRVLSEMRSSALD, from the coding sequence TTGCACGCCCACGTCCTGGAGCGCCTCTTTGACGTCATCCAGCTTGAAGGGCTTGATGATGGCTTCGATTTTCTTCATGGCGACCCCGGAGCGGCGCACGGAATGCAGCGGCGCTCGGGCGCGAATGGGACACAGCAGGACCGCTCAAAGCAAGCGATTTTCGCAGACTGGCGAAGGATAATCGGAACGCGGATGATAGAAACCAACGACCCGGCGATCTGGCGCAATTTTCTGCCTTGGCCGAGCGCGGAAACGCACAAGCATGCGCGTGGACGTTTGGCCGTCGTTTCAGGAAAGGCGCATCAGACAGGCGCTGCGCGGCTTGCAGCCCATGCCGGTCTCAGGATGGGCGCTGGGGTCGTGCGAATCCTTTGTCCGCCAGATGCGGCGTCAGTGATCGCACCGGCTGTGCGGGCGGTGATGTTGACGCCCTTTTCTTCACCCGAGAACTTAGGCCGAGAAGCCGCCGGCAGCGACGCCGTGGTGATCGGGCCGGCCGCAGGCCTGGACGATGCGACGATCGCGAACATTCAGGCGCTGGGCTCGACCGGCGCCGTTCTGGTGATCGACGCCGATGGCCTGTCGGTCTTCAAGGGGCGAACAGCCGAACTGTTCGCGGTTTTAGATCGCGACGATATCCTGACGCCACATGAAGGCGAGTTCGAGAGGCTTTTCCCAGGTTTGCTCACTCAGGGCCGCGAAGTCGCCGTTCAGGAGGCCGCGCGATTGGCTCAGGCGACGATCGTTCTGAAAGGCGCGCAGACCCTGATCGCGTCCCCGGACGGGCGAGTACGCCGAAACGAAAACGGCTCGCCGTGGCTGGCGACAGCGGGAACCGGGGATGTGCTCGCCGGCATGATCGGCGGATTGGCGGCCCAGCGGATGGAGAGCTTCGACGCGGCCTGCGCCGCCGTGTGGCTTCATTCGGATGCGGCGCACACGTTCGGTCCCGGACTGACTTCGGATGACCTGCCGGACTGTTTGCCCAGGGTTTTATCAGAGATGCGGAGTTCGGCGCTGGACTAA
- a CDS encoding twin-arginine translocase TatA/TatE family subunit: protein MGSMSIWHWAIVIVVIALLFGGRGKLSGIMGDAAKGIRAFKDGLKDEDKKDGPHEGVSSLPRTEAEKEELKR from the coding sequence ATGGGCTCCATGAGCATCTGGCATTGGGCCATCGTCATCGTCGTCATCGCGCTGCTGTTTGGCGGCCGGGGCAAGCTGTCGGGCATCATGGGCGACGCCGCCAAAGGCATCCGCGCCTTCAAGGACGGCCTGAAAGACGAAGACAAGAAGGACGGCCCACACGAGGGCGTCAGCTCGCTGCCGCGCACCGAGGCGGAAAAGGAAGAGCTGAAGCGCTAG
- a CDS encoding fasciclin domain-containing protein encodes MRNTNVWALAPMMALALAACGDNEGSATSKSGAVLAAAPSTKTLDAEIRDNADLDTLDGVIKAAGLPEVLASKGPYTVFAPSNASLSGLSGSLTGDAQKAQSAALLRAHIVPGALTRADILAAIQRGGDDGIQMRTMADTLLTFSRDGDKILVTAPDGAVAHLTGRETQAANGVLQPTDGVLVKSS; translated from the coding sequence ATGCGTAACACCAATGTGTGGGCGTTGGCGCCGATGATGGCGCTCGCCCTGGCTGCTTGCGGTGACAACGAAGGTTCGGCGACCTCGAAGTCCGGGGCCGTGCTTGCGGCTGCGCCCTCAACGAAGACGCTGGACGCGGAAATCCGTGATAACGCCGACTTGGACACGCTGGATGGCGTGATCAAGGCTGCGGGTCTGCCAGAGGTGCTCGCGAGCAAAGGCCCATACACCGTCTTCGCGCCCTCGAACGCGTCACTCAGTGGATTGAGCGGGTCCCTGACTGGTGACGCGCAAAAGGCGCAAAGCGCGGCGCTTCTGCGCGCCCACATTGTGCCTGGGGCACTGACGCGCGCAGATATCCTTGCAGCGATTCAGCGCGGCGGCGACGATGGCATCCAGATGCGCACGATGGCGGACACTCTGCTGACCTTCAGCCGCGATGGAGACAAAATCCTGGTCACCGCGCCAGATGGAGCCGTTGCCCACTTGACCGGACGTGAAACACAAGCCGCCAACGGCGTGCTTCAGCCCACGGACGGCGTCCTCGTGAAATCAAGCTGA